One Setaria italica strain Yugu1 chromosome II, Setaria_italica_v2.0, whole genome shotgun sequence DNA segment encodes these proteins:
- the LOC101781415 gene encoding dehydration-responsive element-binding protein 1A, producing MCPIKKEMSAESTSPCSWASASTSTSSEHHQTVWTSPPKRPAGRTKFRETRHPVFRGVRRRGNAGRWVCEVRVPGRRGCRLWLGTFDTAEGAARAHDAAMLAIAGAGACLNFADSAWLLAVPASYASLAEVRHAVAEAVEDFLRREALPEEEEDARSAASSAPSSPAASVKDEVSTDGEESSPFELDVFDDMSWDLYYASMAQAMLMEPPSAVPAFGDDGYANAGDVALWSY from the coding sequence ATGTGTCCGATCAAGAAGGAGATGAGCGCCGAGTCAACCTCGCCGTGCAGCTGGGCATCGGCCTCGACCTCGACCTCGTCGGAGCACCACCAGACTGTGTGGACGTCGCCGCCgaagcggccggcggggcggaccaAGTTCCGGGAGACGCGGCACCCCGTGTTCCGCGGCGTCCGGCGCCGGGGCAACGCCGGGCGGTGGGTGTGCGAGGTGCGCGTGCCGGGGAGGCGCGGCTGCAGGCTCTGGCTCGGCACGTTCGACACCGCCGAGGGCGCCGCGCGGGCGCACGACGCCGCCATgctcgccatcgccggcgcgggcgcgtgcCTCAACTTCGCCGACTCCGCGTGGCTGCTCGCGGTCCCGGCCTCGTACGCCAGCCTCGCCGAGGTCCGCCACGCGGTCGCCGAGGCCGTGGAGGACTTCCTGCGCCGCGAGGCGctcccggaggaggaggaggacgcgcggtcggccgcgtcgtcggcgccttcctcccccgccgccagcgTCAAGGACGAGGTCTCCACCGACGGGGAGGAGTCCTCGCCGTTCGAGCTCGACGTGTTCGATGACATGAGCTGGGACTTGTACTACGCGAGCATGGCGCAGGCGATGCTCATGGAGCCGCCGTCCGCGGTCCCGGCGTTCGGCGACGACGGCTACGCCAACGCCGGCGATGTGGCACTGTGGAGCTACTAG